Proteins from one Gorilla gorilla gorilla isolate KB3781 chromosome 11, NHGRI_mGorGor1-v2.1_pri, whole genome shotgun sequence genomic window:
- the SPEGNB gene encoding SPEG neighbor protein codes for MSKAAPAKKPVAVAPPPGCTLDINDPQVQSAAIRIQASYRGHRSRKELREKGPPRVLEPLKDVVLIEGSAAKLTCRISAFPDPFIRWSKDGKELRDGPKYRYVFEDPDVVALVVRDGELADLGQYSINVTNPFGQCSDSARILVEVPAKIQKGPDNTKARKGTTVTLTAVILGEPAPDVGWTKDGEDIEEDDRVFFEIGSTTTTLTIRRATPQDSGKYEVYVENSLGMDQSFARVDVA; via the exons ATGTCTAAAGCAGCTCCTGCCAAAAAGCCAGTGGCTGTGGCCCCACCTCCTGGATGTACCCTGGACATCAATGACCCACAGGTCCAGAGTGCGGCCATTCGCATCCAGGCCTCTTACCGGGGCCACAG GTCCCGGAAGGAGCTGCGCGAGAAGGGGCCGCCGCGGGTGCTGGAGCCGCTGAAGGACGTGGTGCTGATCGAGGGCAGCGCGGCCAAGCTCACTTGCCGCATTTCGGCTTTCCCGGACCCATTCATCCGCTGGAGTAAGGACGGCAAGGAGCTACGTGACGGGCCCAAGTACCGCTACGTCTTCGAGGACCCTGACGTGGTGGCACTGGTGGTGCGCGACGGCGAGCTGGCAGACCTGGGCCAGTACAGCATCAACGTCACCAACCCCTTCGGCCAGTGCTCCGACTCGGCGCGCATCCTCGTGGAAG TCCCGGCGAAGATTCAAAAAGGACCCGACAACACTAAGGCGCGCAAAGGCACCACCGTGACGCTGACTGCGGTGATCCTGGGAGAGCCTGCGCCCGACGTAGGCTGGACCAAGGACGGGGAGGACATCGAGGAGGATGACAG GGTGTTCTTCGAGATCGGCAGCACCACCACGACGCTGACCATTCGCCGGGCCACGCCTCAGGACAGCGGCAAGTACGAGGTGTAcgtggagaacagcctgggcatggACCAGAGCTTCGCTCGCGTGGACGTGGCCTGA
- the GMPPA gene encoding mannose-1-phosphate guanylyltransferase regulatory subunit alpha → MLKAVILIGGPQKGTRFRPLSFEVPKPLFPVAGVPMIQHHIEACAQVPGMQEILLIGFYQPDEPLTQFLEAAQQEFNLPVRYLQEFAPLGTGGGLYHFRDQILAGSPEAFFVLNADVCSDFPLSAMLEAHRRQRHPFLLLGTTANRTQSLNYGCIVENPQTHEVLHYVEKPSTFISDIINCGIYLFSPEALKPLRDVFQRNQQDGQLEDSPGLWPGAGTIRLEQDVFSALAGQGQIYVHLTDGIWSQIKSAGSALYASRLYLSRYQDTHPERLAKHTPGGPWIRGNVYIHPTAKVAPSAVLGPNVSIGKGVTMGEGVRLRESIVLHGATLQEHTCVLHSIVGWGSTVGRWARVEGTPSDPNPNDPRARMDSESLFKDGKLLPAITILGCRVRIPAEVLILNSIVLPHKELSRSFTNQIIL, encoded by the exons ATGCTCAAAGCGGTGATCCTGATTGGAGGCCCTCAAAAGG gaACTCGCTTCAGACCTTTGTCTTTTGAGGTGCCCAAACCATTGTTTCCTGTGGCAGGGGTCCCTATGATCCAACACCATATTGAAGCCTGTGCCCAG GTCCCTGGAATGCAGGAGATTCTGCTCATTGGCTTCTACCAACCTGATGAGCCCCTCACCCAGTTCCTAGAAGCCGCCCAGCAGGAGTTTAACCTTCCAGTCAG GTACCTGCAGGAATTTGCCCCCCTAGGCACAGGGGGTGGTCTCTACCATTTTCGAGACCAGATCCTGGCTGGGAGCCCCGAGGCATTCTTCGTGCTCAATGCTGATGTCTGCTCCGACTTCCCCTTGAGTGCTATGTTGGAAGCCCACCGACGCCAGCGTCACCCTTTCTTACTCCTTGGCACTACG GCTAACAGGACGCAATCCCTCAACTACGGCTGCATCGTTGAGAATCCACAGACACATGAG GTATTGCACTATGTGGAGAAACCCAGCACATTTATCAGTGACATCATCAACTGCGGCATCTACCTCTTTTCTCCTGAAGCCTTGAAGCCTCTTCGGGATGTCTTCCAGCGTAATCAGCAGGATGGGCAATT GGAGGACTCACCAGGCTTGTGGCCAGGGGCAGGTACCATCCGCCTAGAGCAGGATGTGTTTTCAGCcctggcagggcagggccagataTACGTGCATCTCACTGATGGTATCTGGAGTCAGATCAAGTCCGCAGG TTCAGCCCTCTACGCCTCCCGCCTCTACCTGAGCCGATACCAGGACACTCACCCAGAACGGCTGGCCAAGCACACCCCAGGGGGCCCATGGATCCGAG GGAATGTGTACATCCACCCGACCGCCAAGGTGGCCCCCTCGGCTGTG CTGGGCCCCAACGTCTCCATCGGAAAGGGGGTGACCATGGGTGAGGGTGTGCGGCTGCGGGAGAGCATCGTCCTCCATGGAGCCACTTTGCAG GAGCACACGTGTGTTCTGCATAGCATCGTGGGCTGGGGGAGCACCGTGGGACGCTGGGCCCGCGTGGAGGGTACCCCCAGTGACCCTAACCCCAACGATCCCCGAGCCCGCATGGACAGTGAGAGCCTTTTCAAGGACGGGAAGCTGCTGCCTGCTATCACCATCCTGG GCTGCCGAGTCCGGATCCCTGCCGAGGTGCTCATCCTGAACTCGATTGTTCTGCCACACAAGGAGCTGAGCCGAAGCTTCACCAACCAGATCATCCTCTGA